Proteins found in one Sphingobium sp. V4 genomic segment:
- a CDS encoding nitronate monooxygenase, whose amino-acid sequence MFKGLKPIVYGGREVWPLVEGGKGVAVSNHASSGAWAAAGGIGTVSAVNADSYDSFGNVIPQIYHGRTRRDRHEELIAYAIDGAVEQVKRAFEIAGGKGAININVLWEMGGAQRVLHGVLEKTKGMVAGVTCGAGMPYKLSEIAASYNVSYLPIVSSGRAFRALWKRAYSKASEWLAAVVYEDPWLAGGHNGLSNAEDPRAPQDPYPRVRDLRATMREGGISDDVPIVMAGGVWALKDWNDWIDNPELGAIMFQFGTRPLLTQESPIPQLWKDRLMQLEPGDVLLHRFSPTGFYSSAIRNPFLRSLEARSDRQIPFSTEQAGDHTHQLDVGVKGKNFWVTLGDLQRAREWFGAGFTSALKTPDNTLVFVTEEEKAEIRKDQTDCMGCLSQCAFSSWMDSETNSTGRLADPRSFCIQKSLQESVHGGDLDKNLLFAGHAAYRFKQDPFYSNGFVPTVKQLVDRILTGD is encoded by the coding sequence TTGTTCAAGGGGTTGAAGCCCATCGTCTATGGTGGCCGCGAAGTCTGGCCGCTGGTCGAAGGCGGCAAGGGCGTTGCCGTGTCCAACCATGCCAGTTCGGGCGCCTGGGCGGCTGCCGGCGGCATCGGCACGGTGTCTGCGGTCAACGCCGACAGCTATGACAGCTTCGGCAACGTCATCCCCCAGATCTATCATGGTCGCACCCGTCGTGACCGGCATGAGGAACTGATCGCCTATGCCATCGACGGTGCCGTCGAGCAGGTGAAGCGCGCCTTCGAGATCGCCGGCGGCAAGGGCGCGATCAACATCAACGTGCTGTGGGAAATGGGCGGCGCCCAGCGCGTGCTGCACGGCGTGCTCGAAAAGACGAAGGGCATGGTCGCGGGCGTCACCTGCGGCGCGGGTATGCCCTACAAGCTCAGCGAGATCGCCGCCTCCTACAATGTCAGCTATCTCCCCATCGTCTCCTCCGGCCGCGCCTTCCGCGCGCTGTGGAAACGCGCCTATTCCAAGGCATCGGAATGGCTGGCGGCGGTCGTCTATGAAGACCCCTGGCTCGCGGGCGGCCATAACGGCCTCTCCAACGCGGAAGACCCGCGCGCGCCGCAGGACCCCTATCCCCGCGTCCGTGACCTGCGCGCAACCATGCGCGAAGGCGGCATTTCGGACGATGTGCCGATCGTGATGGCCGGTGGCGTCTGGGCGCTCAAGGACTGGAACGACTGGATCGACAATCCCGAACTGGGCGCGATCATGTTCCAGTTCGGTACCCGCCCGCTGCTGACGCAGGAAAGCCCGATCCCGCAGCTCTGGAAAGACCGGCTGATGCAGCTGGAACCGGGCGACGTGCTGCTGCACCGTTTCTCGCCGACCGGCTTCTACAGCTCGGCGATCCGCAATCCTTTCCTGCGCTCGCTCGAAGCGCGTTCGGACCGGCAGATTCCCTTCAGCACCGAACAGGCGGGCGATCATACCCACCAGCTCGACGTCGGCGTGAAGGGCAAGAATTTCTGGGTGACGCTCGGTGACCTTCAGCGTGCCCGCGAATGGTTCGGCGCGGGCTTCACCTCCGCGCTCAAGACGCCGGACAATACGCTCGTCTTCGTCACAGAGGAAGAGAAGGCGGAAATCCGCAAGGACCAGACCGACTGCATGGGCTGCCTCAGCCAATGCGCCTTCTCCAGCTGGATGGACAGTGAGACCAACTCGACCGGCCGCCTCGCCGATCCGCGCAGCTTCTGCATCCAGAAGTCGCTCCAGGAATCGGTCCATGGCGGCGACCTCGACAAGAATCTGTTGTTCGCCGGCCATGCCGCCTATCGCTTCAAGCAGG
- a CDS encoding glycosyltransferase family 4 protein, translating into MADGSGQPRPHILHVHGSFTLGGKEARAIRLMNIWGDRARHSIVSAAPDAMGARAAIGAHVPVDFPDAPAMAGRPGYVRFRNIAKYLKRFDLILTYNWGAMDAVMAHQLSSSLSMMPPLVHHEDGFNADEAAGLNPRRNLYRRLALRHAHALVVPSARLEGIARQVWKQPEGRVHLIRNGIDVARYAAPPAPDAIPGLVRSPGKLLVGTLAGLRPVKNIPRLVRAVAAHRDRLQLVVVGEGPERDAILAEAAAHGLDDLHLAGFMDRPWRFVGLFDIFALSSDSEQFPISLVEAMAAGVPVASMDVGDVANMVAPENRPLVVPDEAGLADALGALAADPDLRARLGAANRQRAERDYVEEQMVNAYARLYGEALASPMILR; encoded by the coding sequence ATGGCTGATGGTTCCGGCCAGCCCCGGCCCCATATCCTCCACGTCCATGGCAGCTTCACCCTGGGGGGGAAGGAAGCCCGCGCCATCCGGCTGATGAACATCTGGGGCGATCGGGCGCGGCACAGCATCGTCAGCGCCGCGCCGGATGCGATGGGCGCGCGCGCGGCGATCGGCGCGCATGTTCCGGTCGACTTTCCCGATGCGCCGGCCATGGCCGGCCGTCCCGGCTATGTGCGCTTCCGGAATATAGCTAAATATCTGAAAAGATTTGATTTAATACTGACTTACAATTGGGGGGCGATGGATGCGGTCATGGCCCATCAATTGTCCAGTTCGCTGTCCATGATGCCGCCGCTGGTCCATCATGAAGATGGCTTCAACGCCGACGAGGCGGCGGGCCTCAACCCCCGGCGCAATCTCTATCGCCGTCTGGCGCTGCGCCACGCCCATGCGCTGGTCGTGCCCTCGGCCCGGCTGGAGGGGATCGCCCGGCAGGTGTGGAAGCAACCGGAGGGCAGGGTCCATCTGATCCGCAACGGCATCGACGTCGCCCGCTACGCCGCGCCGCCCGCGCCGGACGCCATTCCCGGCCTTGTCCGCTCCCCCGGCAAGCTGCTGGTCGGGACGCTTGCCGGACTGCGCCCGGTCAAGAATATCCCGCGCCTCGTCCGCGCGGTCGCCGCGCATCGGGACCGGCTGCAACTTGTGGTGGTGGGCGAGGGGCCGGAGCGCGACGCCATCCTGGCCGAAGCCGCCGCCCATGGTCTGGACGACCTCCACCTCGCCGGCTTCATGGACCGCCCCTGGCGCTTCGTCGGCCTGTTCGACATCTTTGCCCTGTCCTCCGACAGCGAGCAGTTTCCGATCTCGCTGGTGGAAGCGATGGCGGCCGGCGTGCCGGTCGCGTCCATGGATGTGGGCGACGTCGCCAATATGGTCGCGCCCGAAAACCGCCCCCTGGTCGTGCCGGACGAGGCGGGGCTGGCCGATGCGCTGGGCGCGCTGGCGGCCGACCCGGACCTGCGCGCGCGCCTGGGCGCCGCCAACCGGCAGCGCGCGGAGCGCGACTATGTCGAGGAGCAGATGGTAAACGCCTATGCACGCCTGTACGGGGAGGCACTGGCCAGCCCCATGATTTTGCGCTAG
- a CDS encoding alpha/beta hydrolase, translated as MTGYKDGYWWSPDGLRLHYRDYPAEGGGDDGRPPLLCLPGLTRNARDFEPLAGRLAGEWRLICPDMRGRAESAYAKDAMTYVPLTYLQDISRLLADLAITRFVAIGTSLGGIITMLIAATQREWLAGALLNDVGPTLDDAGLARIRSYVGVGQSHPTWVHAARALAEANADVYPGYDLEQWIAMAKRLYRLNSGGRVVLDYDMKIAEPIRAMGSEAGVDMWPVMQAFAGIPTLLLRGERSDLLGAATAERMVRDMGDSAELATIPHVGHAPALDEPESVAAIDRLLSRVLHG; from the coding sequence TTGACCGGCTACAAGGACGGATATTGGTGGTCACCCGACGGGCTGCGGCTTCATTATCGGGACTATCCAGCCGAGGGGGGCGGCGATGACGGGCGCCCGCCCTTGCTCTGCCTGCCCGGCCTGACCCGCAACGCCCGCGATTTCGAGCCGCTGGCCGGCCGGCTGGCGGGCGAATGGCGCCTGATCTGCCCGGACATGCGCGGTCGCGCCGAAAGCGCCTATGCCAAGGACGCGATGACCTATGTCCCGCTCACCTATTTGCAGGACATCAGCCGTCTGCTCGCCGACCTTGCCATCACCCGTTTCGTTGCGATCGGCACCTCGCTGGGCGGCATCATCACCATGCTGATCGCCGCTACCCAGCGCGAATGGCTGGCGGGCGCGCTACTCAACGATGTCGGCCCGACGCTGGACGATGCGGGGCTGGCGCGCATCCGCTCCTATGTCGGCGTCGGCCAGTCGCACCCGACCTGGGTCCATGCCGCCCGCGCGCTGGCGGAGGCCAATGCGGATGTCTATCCCGGCTATGATCTGGAACAATGGATCGCCATGGCCAAGCGCCTCTATCGCCTCAACAGCGGCGGCCGCGTGGTGCTCGATTATGACATGAAGATCGCCGAACCCATCCGCGCCATGGGCAGCGAGGCGGGCGTCGACATGTGGCCGGTGATGCAGGCCTTCGCCGGCATCCCGACGCTGCTGCTGCGCGGCGAACGGTCCGACCTGCTCGGCGCCGCCACCGCGGAACGCATGGTGCGGGACATGGGCGACAGCGCCGAACTGGCGACCATCCCCCATGTCGGCCACGCCCCCGCGCTCGACGAGCCGGAAAGCGTCGCCGCCATCGACCGGCTGCTGAGCCGCGTCCTCCATGGCTGA
- a CDS encoding protein adenylyltransferase SelO family protein: MNQTPQAAKYRPATEIDALMPDIADPVAAADFPQTILRYRNDRAAAAVGLDGLSDAQWIAHFGRFAPLEGSLPRPLALRYHGHQFRHYNPDIGDGRGFLFAQVRDDRDRLLDLGTKGSGQTPYSRFGDGRLTLKGGVREILATEMLEALGVHTSKTFSIIETGEALERNDEPSPTRGAAMVRLSHSHIRIGSFQRAAFHEDKALLEKLTDYALTRLYGETPGDNPAAQLLGRVVERTADLAASYMIAGFVHGVLNSDNINVTGESFDYGPWRFTPLWDAGFTAAYFDHQGLYAFGRQAEAIHWDVAQLAVSLRPLVEAEPLIAQLERFPTLYGEAMQRRFCWRMGVEPGAEPGPMIEAAVRGMVTTGTGIDVFFHDWRGGTARDGASYGDAAWAPFRVAIADFSALPGAKDHDYWADEVPCSMHIDEVEAIWSAIDKEDNWGPLHAKVAAIRRMGEAHGDAPAVA; this comes from the coding sequence ATGAACCAGACGCCGCAAGCCGCCAAATATCGTCCCGCCACCGAAATCGACGCGCTGATGCCGGACATTGCCGATCCGGTCGCCGCGGCGGACTTCCCGCAGACGATCCTGCGCTACCGCAATGACCGGGCGGCGGCGGCGGTGGGGCTGGACGGGCTGAGCGACGCGCAATGGATCGCGCATTTCGGGCGCTTCGCGCCGCTGGAGGGCAGCCTGCCCCGGCCGCTGGCGTTGCGATACCATGGCCATCAGTTCCGCCATTATAATCCCGACATCGGCGACGGGCGCGGATTTCTGTTCGCGCAAGTGCGGGACGACAGGGACCGGCTGCTGGACCTGGGCACCAAGGGATCGGGCCAGACGCCCTATAGCCGCTTCGGCGACGGACGGCTGACGCTGAAAGGCGGCGTGCGCGAGATATTGGCGACAGAAATGCTGGAGGCGCTGGGCGTCCACACGTCCAAGACCTTTTCGATCATCGAGACGGGCGAGGCGCTGGAGCGCAATGACGAGCCTTCGCCGACGCGCGGCGCCGCGATGGTGCGCCTGTCCCATTCGCATATCCGCATCGGCAGCTTCCAGCGGGCAGCTTTCCACGAAGACAAGGCGCTGTTGGAGAAGCTGACCGACTATGCGCTGACGCGGCTCTATGGCGAGACGCCGGGGGACAATCCGGCCGCGCAACTGCTGGGCCGGGTGGTCGAGCGGACCGCCGACCTGGCGGCGAGCTACATGATCGCGGGCTTCGTGCATGGCGTGCTGAACAGCGACAATATCAATGTGACGGGCGAGAGTTTCGACTATGGGCCTTGGCGCTTCACGCCGCTGTGGGACGCTGGCTTCACCGCCGCCTATTTCGACCATCAAGGGCTTTATGCCTTCGGGCGGCAGGCCGAGGCGATCCATTGGGACGTCGCGCAGCTGGCGGTGTCGCTGCGCCCGCTGGTGGAGGCGGAGCCGCTGATCGCGCAACTGGAGCGTTTCCCGACGCTCTATGGGGAGGCGATGCAACGCCGTTTCTGCTGGCGGATGGGCGTCGAGCCGGGGGCCGAGCCGGGTCCGATGATCGAGGCGGCGGTGCGCGGCATGGTGACGACAGGCACCGGGATCGACGTTTTCTTCCATGACTGGCGCGGCGGCACGGCGCGCGACGGCGCGTCCTATGGCGACGCGGCCTGGGCGCCCTTCCGCGTGGCGATCGCGGATTTCAGCGCGTTGCCCGGAGCGAAGGACCATGACTATTGGGCCGACGAGGTTCCCTGCTCCATGCATATCGACGAGGTCGAGGCGATCTGGAGCGCGATCGACAAGGAGGACAACTGGGGTCCGCTGCACGCCAAGGTCGCCGCGATCCGGCGCATGGGCGAAGCGCATGGGGATGCGCCGGCGGTGGCGTGA
- the astD gene encoding succinylglutamate-semialdehyde dehydrogenase, whose protein sequence is MSASLTSHEPATGALLWQGEPGDVDAEVARARAAWPRWAAQPIAYRIETLRRFVNVVRRNEEALADLIARETGKPLWDARSEVAAVMGKVDISVAAYSERTGQRRLEAALGARQSVRHKPHGVMAVLGPYNFPAHLPNGHIIPALLAGNAVVFKPSEKTPAVGEMLVKLYHEAGVPIDAVRLLVGGSDAGKALAAHADVGGILFTGSAQTGIAINRQFAAQPSKILALEMGGNNPIVVWDTPEIHAAATIVIQSAFLSSGQRCTAASRLIVRDSLADALIAEVKKLADRLIVDHPHADPTPYMGPVIDNQAADGLTESFLWLMSNGGRPIKHMVRPQKGLPFLTPAIIDVTGMKERPDVELFGPLLQVIRVAEFGDAIAEANNSRYGLAASLVGGSPEQYSQFWSNIRAGVVNWNRPTNGAASNAPFGGVGVSGNHRPSAYYAADYCAYPVVSAEIETPRASIGVGLKDIDVSAMGD, encoded by the coding sequence ATGTCCGCGTCGCTTACATCCCATGAACCCGCAACCGGCGCCCTGCTGTGGCAGGGCGAGCCAGGCGATGTCGATGCCGAGGTGGCGCGCGCCCGCGCCGCCTGGCCGCGCTGGGCGGCGCAGCCCATCGCCTATCGGATCGAGACGCTGCGACGCTTCGTCAATGTCGTTCGCCGCAACGAGGAGGCGCTGGCCGACCTGATCGCGCGCGAGACGGGCAAGCCGCTGTGGGACGCGCGCTCCGAGGTCGCCGCCGTCATGGGCAAGGTGGACATCAGCGTCGCCGCCTATTCGGAACGCACCGGGCAAAGGCGGCTGGAGGCGGCGCTGGGCGCGCGCCAGTCCGTGCGGCACAAGCCCCATGGCGTGATGGCGGTGCTTGGCCCCTATAATTTCCCGGCGCACCTGCCCAACGGCCATATCATCCCAGCGCTGCTGGCGGGCAATGCGGTGGTTTTCAAGCCGTCGGAAAAGACGCCGGCCGTGGGCGAGATGCTGGTGAAGCTCTATCATGAGGCGGGGGTGCCGATCGATGCGGTGCGGCTGCTGGTCGGCGGGTCGGACGCGGGCAAGGCGTTGGCCGCCCATGCCGATGTCGGCGGGATATTGTTCACAGGATCGGCCCAGACGGGCATCGCGATCAACCGGCAGTTCGCGGCGCAGCCGTCCAAGATCCTGGCGCTGGAGATGGGCGGCAACAATCCGATCGTCGTGTGGGACACGCCGGAAATCCATGCCGCCGCGACCATCGTCATCCAGTCCGCCTTCCTGAGCAGCGGCCAGCGCTGCACCGCCGCCAGCCGGCTGATCGTCCGGGACAGCCTGGCCGACGCGCTGATCGCGGAGGTCAAGAAGCTGGCGGACCGGCTGATCGTCGACCATCCCCATGCCGACCCCACGCCCTATATGGGTCCGGTGATCGACAATCAGGCCGCCGACGGGCTGACCGAAAGCTTCCTCTGGCTGATGAGCAACGGCGGCCGCCCGATCAAGCATATGGTCCGGCCGCAAAAGGGCCTGCCCTTCCTGACGCCGGCGATCATCGACGTGACCGGCATGAAGGAGCGGCCCGACGTCGAACTGTTCGGACCCTTGTTGCAGGTGATCCGCGTGGCCGAGTTCGGCGATGCGATCGCGGAGGCGAACAACAGCCGCTATGGCTTGGCCGCGTCGCTGGTCGGCGGGTCGCCCGAACAATATAGCCAGTTCTGGTCGAACATCCGCGCGGGCGTGGTCAACTGGAACCGGCCGACCAACGGCGCTGCGTCCAACGCGCCGTTCGGCGGGGTCGGCGTGTCGGGCAATCACCGGCCAAGCGCCTATTATGCCGCCGATTATTGCGCCTATCCGGTGGTGTCGGCCGAGATCGAGACGCCGCGCGCTTCCATCGGCGTGGGGCTGAAGGACATCGATGTCAGCGCCATGGGCGACTGA
- the cobA gene encoding uroporphyrinogen-III C-methyltransferase, producing the protein MADNAPATVHLVGAGPGDPELLTIKAVRLIRDARVIVHDGLVSDEILALAGPQAELISVAKQRSRHSMPQDAINALLVRCALAGEPVVRLKGGDPFIFGRGGEEVDACRAAGVPVEVVPGISAAIGSAAAAQLPLTHREASSAVTFVAGQCKGLSDQDWSGLAGKGRTLVIYMGVATAADIADKLIADGVSPAIPVAVLENGTRADMRSLRTLLADLGDMVAREKVVSPALIVVGDVAAHALARDVLIACRDAAGTMEGAATTAPDGKRVE; encoded by the coding sequence ATGGCTGACAATGCACCTGCTACCGTTCACCTGGTGGGCGCGGGACCGGGCGATCCGGAACTGCTGACCATCAAGGCCGTGCGCCTGATCCGCGACGCGCGGGTCATCGTGCATGACGGGCTGGTTTCCGACGAGATATTGGCGCTGGCCGGGCCGCAGGCGGAACTGATTTCCGTCGCCAAGCAGCGCAGCCGCCATTCGATGCCGCAGGACGCGATCAACGCGCTGCTGGTCCGCTGCGCGCTGGCGGGCGAGCCGGTGGTGCGGCTGAAGGGCGGCGATCCCTTCATTTTCGGCCGCGGCGGCGAGGAAGTGGACGCCTGCCGCGCGGCGGGCGTGCCGGTGGAGGTGGTGCCGGGCATCAGCGCGGCGATCGGCAGCGCGGCGGCCGCGCAGCTCCCCCTCACCCATCGCGAGGCGTCGAGCGCGGTCACTTTCGTCGCGGGCCAGTGCAAGGGATTGTCCGACCAGGACTGGTCGGGACTGGCGGGGAAGGGCCGCACGCTCGTCATCTATATGGGCGTCGCGACGGCGGCCGACATTGCCGACAAGCTGATCGCAGACGGCGTGTCACCGGCGATCCCGGTGGCGGTGCTGGAAAATGGCACGCGCGCCGACATGCGCAGCTTGCGCACCCTGCTCGCCGACCTGGGCGACATGGTGGCGCGGGAGAAGGTCGTCAGCCCGGCGCTGATCGTGGTCGGCGACGTGGCGGCCCATGCGCTGGCGCGTGACGTGCTGATCGCGTGTCGCGATGCAGCCGGGACTATGGAAGGCGCGGCAACGACTGCGCCGGATGGGAAAAGGGTAGAATGA
- a CDS encoding DUF2849 domain-containing protein, producing the protein MKILTGNDLVSGDVIWWAGDGWSRQVGDSVDVGEHGDDLARTEEAALRVVGAYVIDATVTQDGVRPAHIKDRIRALGPTVRPDLTLKPNDADAGNWVI; encoded by the coding sequence ATGAAGATATTGACGGGCAATGACCTGGTGAGCGGCGACGTCATCTGGTGGGCGGGCGACGGCTGGTCGCGCCAGGTGGGCGACAGCGTCGATGTGGGCGAACATGGCGACGACCTGGCCCGCACCGAGGAAGCCGCGCTCCGCGTGGTGGGCGCCTATGTGATCGACGCGACCGTCACGCAGGACGGCGTGCGCCCGGCCCATATCAAGGATCGCATCCGCGCGCTGGGGCCGACCGTGCGTCCCGACCTGACCCTGAAACCGAATGACGCCGATGCCGGCAACTGGGTGATCTGA
- a CDS encoding nitrite/sulfite reductase: MYRYDSYDQSIVDARVEEFRDQVQRRLTGALTEDQFKPLRLMNGLYLQLHAYMLRVAIPYGTLSGKQMRKLGEIAAKYDRGYGHFTTRQNLQYNWIKLADAPDILAELATVEMHAIQTSGNCIRNISSDQYAGVSADEVADPRPWAELLRQWSSFHPEFTYLPRKFKIAVVASDEDRAAMRLHDIGLKLVERDGVIGAEVYAGGGMGRTPMVAPLIRDFVPEEEIISYLEACLRVYNRYGRRDNKYKARIKILVHEIGVEEYKRQVEEEFAHMRTLGLNPPSEELDRIRAFFAAPAYETGLSGEIDRSDPAFALWVDRQVAAHKAPGYAIVNISLKPLTGIPGDASAEQIALVADLAERYSFDELRVTHAQNLVLPHVRKADLHAIWQKLDEAGLAEANLDLITDIIACPGLDYCALANARSIPLAQKIAQRFADAERQAELGELKLKISGCINACGHHHAGHIGILGVDRKGVENFQLLLGGSGAEDASLGQITGPGFSEDGVVDAIEKVTDIYLAQRESGERFLDTYRRIGMKPFKEAIYG; encoded by the coding sequence ATGTATCGCTACGACAGCTACGACCAGTCCATCGTCGACGCCCGCGTCGAGGAGTTTCGCGACCAGGTGCAGCGCCGCCTGACCGGCGCGCTGACCGAGGACCAGTTCAAGCCGCTGCGGCTGATGAACGGCCTCTATCTGCAACTCCACGCCTATATGCTGCGCGTCGCCATCCCCTATGGCACGCTGAGCGGCAAGCAGATGCGCAAGCTGGGCGAGATCGCGGCGAAATATGACCGGGGCTATGGCCACTTCACCACGCGCCAGAACCTGCAATATAACTGGATCAAGCTGGCCGACGCGCCCGACATCCTCGCCGAGCTGGCGACGGTGGAGATGCACGCCATCCAGACCAGCGGCAATTGCATCCGCAACATCAGTTCCGACCAATATGCGGGCGTGAGCGCCGACGAGGTGGCGGACCCCCGCCCCTGGGCCGAACTGCTGCGCCAATGGTCGAGCTTCCACCCGGAATTCACCTATCTGCCGCGCAAGTTCAAGATCGCGGTGGTCGCCAGCGACGAGGACCGCGCGGCGATGCGGCTGCACGATATCGGCCTGAAGCTGGTCGAGCGTGACGGCGTCATCGGTGCCGAAGTCTATGCCGGCGGCGGCATGGGCCGCACCCCGATGGTCGCCCCGCTGATCCGCGACTTCGTGCCGGAAGAGGAGATCATCTCCTATCTGGAAGCCTGCCTGCGCGTCTACAACCGCTATGGCCGCCGCGACAACAAGTATAAGGCGCGGATCAAGATCCTGGTCCATGAGATCGGCGTCGAGGAATATAAGCGGCAGGTCGAGGAAGAGTTCGCCCATATGCGGACGCTGGGCCTCAACCCGCCGAGCGAGGAACTGGACCGCATCCGCGCCTTCTTCGCCGCACCCGCCTATGAAACGGGCCTGAGCGGAGAGATCGACCGCAGCGATCCGGCCTTCGCCTTGTGGGTCGACCGGCAGGTCGCGGCGCACAAGGCGCCCGGCTATGCGATCGTCAATATCAGCCTGAAGCCGCTGACCGGAATCCCCGGCGATGCGTCGGCCGAGCAGATCGCGCTCGTGGCGGACCTGGCAGAACGCTATAGTTTCGACGAACTGCGTGTGACTCATGCGCAGAATCTCGTCCTGCCGCATGTTCGGAAGGCCGACCTCCACGCCATCTGGCAGAAGCTGGACGAAGCGGGGCTGGCCGAGGCGAACCTGGACCTCATCACCGACATCATCGCCTGCCCCGGCCTCGATTATTGCGCGCTCGCCAACGCCCGCTCGATCCCGCTGGCACAGAAGATCGCGCAACGCTTCGCCGATGCCGAGCGTCAGGCGGAACTTGGCGAGTTGAAGCTCAAGATTTCAGGCTGCATCAACGCCTGCGGCCACCATCATGCCGGCCATATCGGCATATTGGGCGTCGACCGGAAGGGCGTGGAGAATTTCCAGCTGCTGCTCGGCGGGTCGGGCGCGGAGGATGCTTCGCTCGGCCAGATCACCGGCCCCGGCTTCTCCGAGGACGGCGTGGTCGACGCGATCGAGAAAGTCACGGACATCTACCTGGCCCAGCGCGAAAGCGGCGAACGCTTCCTCGACACCTATCGCCGCATCGGCATGAAGCCGTTCAAGGAGGCGATCTATGGTTGA
- a CDS encoding DUF934 domain-containing protein: MVEFLSFREGEAGQEPAVTVESFTGQSNATAVRIEPGEDARELLPYLDRLSLVEVNFPAYGDGRGYSAARILREAGYQGELRAVGDVLVDQINAMRRCGFDSFHPVKALDDAAVERALNRYADVYQKAIDGRSPVWAKRHPEKIDG; this comes from the coding sequence ATGGTTGAATTTCTGTCGTTCCGCGAGGGCGAAGCGGGCCAGGAACCGGCGGTCACGGTCGAATCCTTCACCGGCCAGTCCAACGCCACCGCCGTCCGCATCGAACCGGGCGAGGATGCCCGCGAACTGCTGCCCTATCTCGACCGGCTGTCGCTGGTCGAGGTGAACTTCCCGGCCTATGGCGACGGGCGCGGCTATTCGGCCGCGCGCATCCTGCGGGAAGCGGGCTATCAGGGCGAATTGCGCGCCGTGGGCGACGTGCTGGTGGACCAGATCAACGCGATGCGCCGCTGCGGCTTCGACAGTTTCCACCCCGTCAAGGCGCTGGATGACGCCGCCGTGGAGCGCGCGCTCAACCGCTATGCCGACGTCTACCAGAAGGCGATCGACGGCCGCAGCCCGGTGTGGGCGAAGCGGCACCCGGAGAAAATAGATGGCTGA
- a CDS encoding phosphoadenylyl-sulfate reductase: MAEPARQIDVIDARPAFTQGQADALNARFEGVDTLTMLKTVFAEGLAGNVAVVSSFGTESAVLLDLVAKADPTVPVIFVDTLKMFAETLNYRDTLIARMGFTDSRTVTPLADVIAKKDETGLRWSYDPDGCCEIRKVEPMKRAKDGLDAWISGRKAFQSVTRQNLPRFEVEDGLLKLNPLGDWTKTDLEAYFAEHDLPRHPLESQGYLSIGCEPCTSKVLPGEDPRAGRWRGWDKVECGIHSPVSPIPVPVADPDDPANMPVF, from the coding sequence ATGGCTGAACCTGCCCGCCAGATTGATGTGATCGATGCGCGCCCCGCCTTTACCCAGGGGCAAGCCGACGCGCTGAACGCGCGGTTCGAGGGCGTCGATACGCTGACCATGCTCAAGACCGTGTTCGCAGAAGGCCTCGCCGGCAATGTCGCCGTCGTCTCCTCCTTCGGCACGGAGAGCGCGGTGCTGCTCGATCTGGTGGCGAAGGCGGACCCGACCGTGCCGGTGATCTTCGTCGACACGCTCAAGATGTTCGCCGAGACGCTGAACTATCGCGATACGCTGATCGCGCGGATGGGCTTCACCGACAGTCGCACGGTGACGCCGCTGGCGGACGTGATCGCGAAGAAGGACGAAACCGGGCTGCGCTGGTCCTACGATCCGGACGGGTGCTGCGAAATCCGCAAGGTCGAGCCGATGAAGCGCGCCAAGGATGGCCTCGACGCCTGGATTTCGGGCCGCAAGGCGTTCCAGTCGGTGACGCGCCAGAACCTGCCCCGGTTCGAGGTGGAGGATGGCCTGCTGAAGCTCAACCCGCTGGGCGACTGGACCAAGACCGACCTGGAAGCCTATTTCGCCGAGCATGACCTGCCGCGTCACCCGCTGGAAAGCCAGGGCTATCTGTCGATCGGCTGCGAACCCTGCACGTCCAAGGTGCTGCCGGGCGAAGACCCGCGCGCGGGCCGCTGGCGCGGCTGGGACAAGGTGGAATGCGGCATCCACTCGCCGGTTTCGCCGATCCCGGTGCCCGTCGCCGACCCGGACGATCCGGCGAACATGCCGGTCTTCTGA